Proteins encoded by one window of Mustela erminea isolate mMusErm1 chromosome 5, mMusErm1.Pri, whole genome shotgun sequence:
- the MED6 gene encoding mediator of RNA polymerase II transcription subunit 6: MAAVDIRDNLLGISWVDSSWIPILNSGSVLDYFSERSNPFYDRTCNNEVVKMQRLTLEHLNQMVGVEYILLHAQEPILFIIRKQQRQSPTQVIPLADYYIIAGVIYQAPDLGSVINSRVLTAVHGIQSAFDEAMSYCRYHPSKGYWWHFKDHEEQDKVKPKAKRKEEPSSIFQRQRVDALLLDLRQKFPPKFVQQKSGEKPVPVDQTKKEAEPVPETVKSEEKETTKNVQQIVSTKGPPEKRMRLQ, encoded by the exons ATAATCTGCTGGGAATCTCTTGGGTTGACAGTTCCTGGATCCCCATTTTGAACAGTGGAAGTGTCCTGGATTACTTTTCAGAAAGAAGTAATCCTTTTTACGACAGAACATGTAATAATGAGGTGGTCAAAATGCAGAGGCTAACATTAGAACACTTAAA TCAAATGGTTGGAGTAGAATACATCCTTTTACATGCTCAAGAGCCCATTCTTTTTATCATTCGGAAGCAACAGCGGCAGTCCCCTACCCAAG tTATACCACTGGCTGATTACTATATCATTGCTGGAGTGATTTATCAAGCCCCAGACTTGGGGTCTGTTATAAACTCTAGGGTG CTTACTGCAGTGCATGGCATTCAGTCAGCTTTTGATGAAGCTATGTCCTACTGTCGATACCATCCTTCCAAAGGGTATTGGTGGCATTTCAAAGATCACGAAGAGCAAG ATAAAGTCAAACCTAAagctaaaaggaaagaagaaccaAGCTCTATTTTTCAGAGACAACGTGTGGATGCTTTACTCCTAGACCTACGACAGAAATTTCCACCCAAATTTGTGCAG cAAAAGTCTGGAGAAAAGCCTGTCCCAG TGGATCagacaaagaaagaggcagaaccTGTACCAGAAACTGTAAAATCTGAAGAGAAGGAGACCACAAAGAACGTCCAACAGATAGTGAGCACCAAAGGACCTCCTGAAAAACGAATGAGACTTCAGTGA